Part of the Arvicanthis niloticus isolate mArvNil1 chromosome 2, mArvNil1.pat.X, whole genome shotgun sequence genome, GTAGAAAAAATGGTAGAAATTGAAGGACTGAAAAGACATCAACCAGTGCAATGTCATGGTCCTTATTtgaataagccaaaataaattaatattttgagacagtcaATGAAATTTGAGTAACAAGCAAGCATTTGATTACAGCACATGCAGACATCCAGAAAGCAGCAGATAAATGATAGAGAAGATAAAGATTAGGTggagcagaggaagggagaaaagagtaTTGGAGAACCAagattttacaaaaagaaaataataataatcattgagATAGGACTAACACCTTGCATTACACTTCCTCACATGGAGAAATTCTCAATGGAATCAAATACTGAAAAGGTTCAACTTTTGGCTTTGTTGATTCTAGTTGTCAATTTTATGTGTAGATATTGTTAAACCCCAATAATGGTATATTTTGTCAAAAGGTAGTCTCAATGTTTCTGTGAAGATTTTCTTAGATGAAATTAAGATTTGGGTCACCATATTTTGAGTGAAGtaaattatcatatatattataaggTATTTATCCAGGCACTTGAAAGTATTGAGAATACAGAGAAAGGggggtagaaagagagaaatttaTGTCTCTAAGAAACTCTGGTACAATCTTTGCTTATTTTGCTAATATATACTCAATTTAATTTGTTTCTACTCATAAATGTTACACTTTATTCCTTTGTTGTATTCAAATTTTCATGTCTTCTAGCCcaattttaaactttattgaATTATAATTACACAACTAGTGTTGTGTATTTTAAGGTGAaaagcagtgttttgttttgtattccacaaaataaacatACCAATCAAACTAATGAAAATATCATTGTTTATGTTACTAGTTATTTCTTGTTTATGTATGTAGTAAGAACACTTCTGAACCTCTGCACCTTGTAAGATAATTTAACAATAtacaatattattaaatttatggAAATGGTGTATCATGAAGTAGTACACATTGCATAACAAACTCTACCAGGCACCAGCTCACATGGATAGATGTGTTAAGAGACCTTCAGAATTCGCTCAAGACCCTGGATAAATACAATATCTAGTAAAAGACCTAAATTGACCATTGCTAATCTCTCACTGCACCATAATCCTCTCTGCCAAACCTTGAGCACAATTGACAAGATCTGGTCATAGTCCTGACTCTTCTATTATTTCATTCATCTTTCCCCAGCAATTTCATCAAACCTCTAGTCCACTGTTCTTCCTTCTACTATTAGGCTAATGGgctaaaaaaatcatttaaaaaattttaaccaaCAACTTAATTCCAGAGCTAACATTATATcacaaaacaatattaaaatatcacCTCTCAAGAAAATACCAATCACATAGCAATGGTCTCTAACAGGAACTATTTGAAAGCACAAAGATTGCCAAAATGTTCcagagcaaaaagaaaagtattCATTGGATTATTATACATGAGCTCAAATTCTACTGCAAAGCAAAACATGTGGCAATGACGTGATGATCTACTGTTGTCTAAACTAATATTATATAGTAGAAGATTTTAACTTAAGTCCACAAATTTAAGTGACCCAGAATTTcaacaaacatgacaaaataacaTGAGACAAAGGCAATAATCTGAGTTGTTTTAGACATGTCAGCAGTTTCACTGACCAACAACAACATATGTGTACTTACAAATGGTTTTGTTAAATGTCTCATCTtcgttaaaattaaataaagtacaATCAATATAATAATTAATCTGTTCATGGACATTTGTATTCATGGAGAAAAATTTCAGGATATTATGCAGAATTaagtaataattaaaatgaaaagttttaaTACTATATTGAGATAAGATTGAAATCtaatctttatttattcattttattatgacACTATAATAACTGAGTAAAGCTCAAAGCTGTTCCATGTGAAGGTTATCACTTCACTTTACCATTCTTAATTCTTTCTGCCCACATCATTAGTATTTTGGTAGATAGCTATgataagagaaaaatgttatcaGTTATTTGGCAAAAAAACTAAGTAATTTGTGGCATATAGTTGTGTTGTGTACAGAATTATACTCAGGAAaaattactaatattttatttataaagttaaACAAATGAGATTAGTTTGAAAAGTTAAGTACAACTTTATTAAAATCAGAGAATCATAGTTTGATGACATGTGAAAAGATTATTCATATTTAGATCATAGTATGAAGGAGTTACAATATTGTCACAGATGATCAGTAAATgtcatattctttttaaaatattaaattatatatatatatcaaatgcttggtctatatttttaaagagaagcaGCATTATTAGTTTTAAAGCTTTTTAATACAGCAAGTCTCAACATATGAGGAAATTAGTTAACAATTCTGGATATTAGGGATTTCTTTTGAGACCCAGAAATTTGATTATGAATCTTTTCATGGCATTTTTAATCTCTTTATTTCTCAGTGTATAAATAGTTGGGTTTAGGAGAGGAGTAATAACAGAGTAAAACACAGCAAGAAATTTGTCAAACCAAGTGATGCTGAGAGGCCACACATAGATGAAGATACAGGGTACAAAAAATATCAGCACTACGGTGATGTGGGCACTGCAAGTGGACAGAGCCTTAGATGCCCCAGCTTTAGAGCTTTTGCTAACAGTCACAAGGATGTAGGTATAGGATATGAGCAAGAGACTAAAGCAGGTTACAACCACAACCCCACATTCAGCATTCattaaagtatttaaattatGGGAATCCATGCAGGCTAGCTTGATTACTAGTGGCATGTCACAAAAGAAACTGTCTATTTCCTTGGGACCACAAAAAGGCAGCTGAACAAACACTACCAAGTAACTTACACCATGTACAAATCCAATTGTCCAGGAGGTCAACACCAGCCCAGTGCATCTCTTCAGGTTCATGATGGTAAAGTAGTGGAGTGgtttgcagatggccacatagcgatcataAGCCATTACTACCAACAGCACCATTTCTCCTCCAGCAATGCAATGGGTAAAAAAGACCTGGGACATGCATCCTGCAAAGGAAATGGTCTTGTTTTCCCTGAGAAAGTCTGTGATCATCTTAGGAGTGATGTTTGAAGACAACCACATATCAATAAAGGACAGGTTGGCCAACAAGAAGTACATGGGAGAATGCAGATGGGGGTCAGTGGTGGTTAAGATCAGGATGACAATATTTCCAGACACAATGAACAGATAAAGCATCAGAAATATCACAAAGAGTAAGATCTGGATATTTTTTGAGTGGGCAAGTCCCAAGAGTACAAATTCAGACACCACAGATTGGTTGCCTCCATCCATTATATTCAGTGTGTTCTCAGATACAAACTGCAAAGAGAGAAAGATTGTCAATCAGCTGGAGATATGGGGTAAGTTGCTTCCTTTGTAGAATTAAACATTTGTATTGAAACTTGGTGgatagaaatgaataaaataaagagaaatcaaagccaaatatgagtgacgTTGCTTCCCCAGGTAAAGTTCATGAATCAAGAGCGACTCCTCAAGAAAAGAAGCATCAGGTTTGATTGTTATACACATTATCTATCAGAAAATACCtgttatagaagaaaaatgagaagaaaaagacaataaTGTGAATATCTAAAAATGTGTGTGGTTTCTTAAATAAATGGTCTGAATTTGTCACAATAATGATATTCTATAACAAAAATGAGGTTTAAACTTAGAAAAGTGTGGGGAATTGCATTGAAGTTCAGTACAAATGGGCAGACAGAATGAGCCAATTTTTGAAAGCatgttttatgatttcattgaatgTTAGTTAAACAAAATCCATGACATcaataaattgaaattttaagttaaaattctAATGTACATGTTGTGAAAACTTTAAAGAGATGCATTATAGAACACCATATAAGATATACACAGATACCAAATTGAAACATTAAACTATCTTTACAGttatttattaagtatatatcatcaaatttatttattcaactaAGCTGATTAATAATTACCATTACAAATACCTATTGGAGTAGATTTACTGAGAACAAGGCAACCCATATTCAAACCTGAGCTCTAAAAGTCACATTTAGTTCAAATTCAGCACAATAATATGTAGGTCTCAAGTTGCATCAACAACTCTATTGACATGCAACTACAAGATATTGAGAATAACTAGACTTTTAGGTATTATAGTTTCTtgatatgaattatatattatctatcacCAATGTATCATCACTATATGCTCTCATTATATAACTTATCTACTGATCATCTAtgttgttttaaagaataaaataaattacataaaactGTAAGCATAGCTATTTTTTGACTCTCAgcctttgatgagtatgatgtTACCGTGCAGTGAGCAGCAACTTTTCACCTTAAAGCACAGGCAGGGCACTTCTACTGATTGAATGGACAGTACTCGAGCTGTATGGTGGATAATCATTCTCTAGTTTCTCATCCACTTAGTAATTATCTAGCAATTTTCAACTCATAGGTCTTATCAACTTTGATCCTTTGATTTCTCTAAGTAAGGGGAATCATCAGGAAACAATGAGATCTCTGACATTATCTTTACAATTATTTTACATCTCTGCTTTTTAAGGGTTCTGAGGGtacagtaaaaatgaaaacaacccgaacaataacaacaacaacaaacaagcaaacaaaaccaagaatatTCTGAAGACATCAGGTAACACAACTATCTGCTATAGATGCATCACAGCAGATAAATGAATGGACATACTTTACAATGACTTATTAAATATGTCAGAATATACTGATTATATAACAAAGAGTTTGTGTTCCTtgacaatttgatttttttcataagacAGTTTCTAGCAAACCTAAATTTTCCAggtttacatttttgttttgctttagttatttcttttatgtttttaaattaaaacaaaattacataatttccccctttcctttcttcccgaCAAATTATTCAATATCCATCCTCCATCccatctttcaaattcatgacctgttTTTTGGAGTAATTTTTAAGTcatacatgtgtatttatatatatgtatttattccaaaatataaattgctcagtctgtgtaatgtCACTTGTATATACAAGTTGTAAGGACAgaccatttggtattgaacaGTATATTGAATTGCTTGCTCTGAGTAAGACTATTTCTCTAGCTCTCAGCATACCTTTGTTGCctttgttctttgtgtagggctgaggcTTGTTGAACTGTCCCTTGTGCTCTTTATcaccttttctgttgctgtgtttgTTCTGCACAAGTTTAGAAAGTCAAGGGAGAATTGTGTCACAAATGAATTAATATTTAAGAGAGCAAGTATATTCCTTCACAAAGCTGTGTCAGActattcttttcattaaaaagtagAACCAAGTCTCTCACAATTCCTTTTATATTCTTTCCTCTAGTATTGTGTATGTAGCATACTATTGGATTATACATCTGTGGATGTAAAATATGTTACATTTGCTTTGTGATACATTCTGATGACCATGATTTATCAAAACTCTTTCAATGATGATACTCAGAATGTTTTACTTTACAGGTGATAACTCAAATGCTAGTAAAAAGTTGAGCGACTTACTCCAATAGCTTGAAAAGTTGTTGCACAGTTAATGTAGTAATGTATAGtaaagacacagaagaaaatacaaacatgAGAATCATTAAGCCTTTCTAGTATTCAGAGTACAATGATCCATGAATTCACTCTTTTTACTATAGTCTCTAGTATATCTTTAAACAATATAGTTCTTGAGATTATAGGCAATGAGTCTGTTGTTCAAATGAGCTCTGTGTAATAGATATTTATAAAAGCACAcacaatatataaaacatttacctGTATGACAATATATGTCATATTATATGTCATATTATATGTCAATATATGtcaatatatgtcatatatatatatatatgctataaagtacatgtttgtgtgcatgtgaattttctttaaaatacttacTACTTATACTTCTTTTAAGTTCCTATATATCTACTCAATAACTATGAGATATGCTGCTATGAAAGATATATCTAACATGCATATTGATTGTCAGGATCATAACAGCTACTTCACCCTTCTCTTGCTCAGGAGCTATCAATATTTTACATGACATAATGAAAAACAATAATCTATTAAAGTATCTCTGTAATTTTTGCCTTTAACTAAGTGGCAATTCTAATACTAGTTTTACATTAACAAATATTAATGAAGAGAAGCAAACTCAGTTATCTGTTTTTAGAgtctacaaacaaacaattttcttttatgtgtattttttcatattgcttggttttttttatcAAAGTGCCAAACAATATAATAGTctgaatattaatatttatatatttatggatgTAGTTATATTTACTAAACTTAGTACAAACCAAGTGATAGATACTGATGACTTACACAGCTATATTTTAGTAGTTTCTAATGAACTGCTTTGGCATAGGATTGGTTGTTGtatgtttttgtctgtctgttttgtttttagaggttaGGATGATTCTACTTATTAAATATGcttttaatttaaatagaattatattgctttccccttcccttttctttttaaatccttCTCACCTATACTTTTTAAGGCCTTTCAGTCTCAACCCTCAAGTTGattgccttttttctttattattattacatatatatgtgtatatgtacgtagttttataaacacacacacaccaccaattGATTCAAACTTTCTTATTGTATATAAATTTAGGTTTAATCACTCAACATTTGACAACAAATTAGAGGGCTCATTCCTGGGAGATGTTATTCCTCCTTCTTCATGGAGACTAGTtttcagatatttaaaatatgagttATAAAATGTATTATGTCTCTTGTCACTtgaattgttattatttttattatttatatgctGAAAGTTATCTTATATATTATTCacattgaatttaaaatattttatttgattaagTTCAAGGGGACATTTGTACAATACTACTTTTATGGATTATCTCATAAAGAATAATGATCTTATATAAACATGAAGACTCATAGAATGGTTCAGGTATAGAAAACACATGAATTCCTAaggatgacaaaagaaaaaaacacaagtaATTCACAGCCTACCACATACACtgtattgataaaaaaaaaaactagaaatatttttgagaatttcctaACAGAATAATATTAGAGAAATGCCTTACCAAAATCACAATTTTCCTGTGGGTCAGATTTTCGTTCCATCTGATGTGTGCTTATGAAGACATTGATGTTGTGTAAGGAGTTTTCCCTCAGCCTGACTTATCTTCCTTTCTGCAACTGTCCCATGGGTGTCCAACATCACATATTCtgtattctgaaaaataaaaaaccttagAAATAATTATCATGGACACCTCTTGGGGATTTCTCTGCTAAGAGTAATACTGAGTGTTGCTTATTTATGAAAATAGAAAGAGGGACATGTAAAAACTCTTGTTAGTCATCACAGCACTGATAATGTTGATCAACCTCTCAAAAACTATTCTTATCAATAAGGAATAAAGAGAAGCTTACTGCTGCCTGATCTCTTGTTGCATGTATTTAATCAAAGTGACTGCAAACATTTTATACTTATGTGACCAATTGCTAAAAGTGTGAggtattgcaaaaaaaaattactgtgatCATAATACCATAATGTACGCAATCTGGATCAAATCTTGGTCACATAACTGATGAATTTCACTGTGCTCTGTAATTGTATGTGATGTTTGCAGGCTTGAATTTGCCATCAGGTTATTTAAACCATAAGGttgttgaaaattattttctacataGTCTATAGTTATCTACATATAGTCTATagttattgtgtatgtgtgtgtgtgtgaatttgtgccATAGTATATATAGAGAGGTCATAGGGTCACTCTGtcaattctcttcttctaccttcCCCAATTTTGAACTTAGATTGTCAGACTTGCACAGCAAACATCTTCATTCTCAATGAtatcttgcctctgtcttctttaACAAAGATTTATAAAGAAGACATAAATGTACATTTCAAACATGCTTATATGATTTTAGATTTAAACTATCTAAGAAATACAGCTAAAGATTATCATGTATAGAGAATTGGGAAAACGGTAGAATTCAAATTTAAAGATTGGCTTCATTCTGCCTGTGTACTGAGTGCAGGGCTGAATTTAAAAGTAATTgactaatgtttgactgtgggtgtctgtatttgATCTGATCAGTTGTTGAAAGAAGTCTTTCTGATGATGATTCAGCTAGTAAGTGCTCTATGTGTATAGCAGATTATCATAAGTAATCATTTCATTTACTTTGTTGTTGATCACATTTAGTTTTGCTGTAAGTCTTTGAgtcatgctgctgctgcttctttcttcttcttcttcttcttcttcttcttcttcttcttcttcttcttcttcttcttcttcttcttcttcttcttcttcttcttctccttctcctcctccacctcctccttctcctcctcctcctccttctccttctttctcctcctcctcttcctcctcctccttctcctcctcctcctcctccttccttctccttttccttttccttctccttttccttctccttctccttctccttctccttctccttctccttctccttctccttctttctccttctcctcctcctcctcctccttctcctccttctttctccttctccttctccttctcttcttcctcctcctcctcctcctcctcctcctcctcctcctcctcctcctccttctccttcttcttcttctacctaGGCAGCACCTACCATAGGCTCCATCTAGTGCCTATGGTCTCAacttaggcagagctcaggaaattccaaagaggaggaggaggaaagagtatAAAAGGTATGTAGGACTctaggagaacaaggccctcagaatcaactaagcagagctATTGgcaactcacagagacttgaactGGTGATTTCTAGGCCTTCATGGGTAGGCAgtaggccctctgcatacatgTTGTGGTTGTTGCTTGGGTTTCTGTTGTACTCCTAATAGTGGAAGTAGggatgcctctctctctcttctcccctctcccctctccctctcccctctcccctctcccctctcccctctcccctctcccctctcccctctcccctctcccctctcccctctcccctctcccctctcccctctcccctctcccctctcccctctcccctctcccctctcccctctcccctctcccctctcctcccctctcccctctcctccctctcccctctcccctctctaccctctcctccctctcccctctcccctctcctccctcttccctctcccttctccactctctcccctctctcctctcccctctctcccctctcctccctctcccctctcccctctcccctctcctcccctctcccctctcctccctctcccctctcccctctccactctctcccctctctcctctcccctctctcccctctcctccctctcccctctccactctctcccttctccactctctcACCCTATccgctctcccctctctcctctcccctctctcccctctcctctcccctctctcccctctccaccctctcccctctcccctctcccctctcctcccctctcccctctcctcccctctcccctctcccctctctcccctctcctccctctcccctctcccctctccactctcttccctctctcctctcccctctctcccctctcctccctctcccctctcccctctccactatctcccttctccactctctcccctctcccctctctcctctcccctctctcccctctcctccctcttccctctcccctctccactctctcccctctccactctctcccctctcccctctccactctctcccctctcccctctcctccctctcccctctcccctctcccctctcccctctcccctctcccctctcccctctcccctctcccctctcccctctcccctctcccctctcccctctcctccctctcccccctctcccctctcccctctcccctctcccctctcctccctctcccctctccc contains:
- the LOC117703964 gene encoding olfactory receptor 4K13-like, producing MDGGNQSVVSEFVLLGLAHSKNIQILLFVIFLMLYLFIVSGNIVILILTTTDPHLHSPMYFLLANLSFIDMWLSSNITPKMITDFLRENKTISFAGCMSQVFFTHCIAGGEMVLLVVMAYDRYVAICKPLHYFTIMNLKRCTGLVLTSWTIGFVHGVSYLVVFVQLPFCGPKEIDSFFCDMPLVIKLACMDSHNLNTLMNAECGVVVVTCFSLLLISYTYILVTVSKSSKAGASKALSTCSAHITVVLIFFVPCIFIYVWPLSITWFDKFLAVFYSVITPLLNPTIYTLRNKEIKNAMKRFIIKFLGLKRNP